Proteins encoded within one genomic window of Cydia pomonella isolate Wapato2018A chromosome 12, ilCydPomo1, whole genome shotgun sequence:
- the LOC133523739 gene encoding serine/arginine-rich splicing factor 4: protein MSYRGAWDGGPPGAEAEYAPPYAGGAAPPPPPVMPTTDPWTGVSYSQYGPPPSYDYQNYGAANYNYNYDANYYQRPPENYYQKYPETREAYSSRDGYDNTPRPSTRPRSPAEITVLRRRRSYSRSVSPFEKKDRAYSRKRDSYDEGRKTRSRSRSSRLKRGKYSSSDRSSSRSSSRLSRKKVKGRRTSSDSSGSNDSFKKRVARKSKTREHSYTPPLKKSSSHSRNRSMSKRSPSKDHSSSKSPRLRHDKEKDVKGKGKLLPSKDKAKKIRDVITPPRKIKEEPKTPPPRQKQSSITPPRSYQVIKKERSTTPPKKKRPTTPVRKNRDSSLTPPKSYARSQSSSSSGSGSRSPTPKPKSKRNRRSRSSSRSSRSRSRSKRRRSEHRSRTKSRSKRRSVSKSSRSKRRSVSKNSRSKRRSVSKSSHSRSRSKSRGRRSRSQSSKSRSRSSRSHSGTPSEERRGQFTVADRKRFWKLHRSRQEEKRKEKPESPPKEVKPPPGAVEPAQVDDIEYGDPPEVEGPNFAELLPACPADLQQPSSSKSKPGPIPIKNDGSFLEMFKKMQEETKKIEEKKPEIKKPVLPFIGKRRGGRVLKTGLVKKAKAIEEQLADNAPKDAWSLYMQEVKKYRETSCEEERKTRPLVK from the coding sequence ATGTCATATCGCGGCGCATGGGACGGCGGGCCGCCTGGCGCCGAGGCGGAGTATGCGCCGCCCTACGCAGGGGGCGCCGCCCCGCCGCCTCCGCCCGTCATGCCCACCACGGACCCCTGGACGGGCGTCAGCTACAGTCAGTATGGACCTCCTCCCTCCTATGACTATCAGAACTACGGCGCTGCCAACTACAACTACAATTACGACGCTAACTACTACCAGCGCCCGCCTGAGAACTACTATCAGAAATATCCTGAGACGAGAGAAGCATACTCCTCCCGGGATGGTTATGACAATACGCCCAGACCATCTACCCGGCCAAGGTCTCCTGCAGAAATAACTGTACTAAGAAGACGTAGATCATACTCCAGAAGTGTTAGTCCTTTTGAAAAGAAAGATAGAGCATATTCAAGAAAAAGAGATAGCTATGATGAGGGCCGGAAGACAAGATCTCGCAGTAGGTCAAGTCGACTTAAGAGAGGAAAGTATTCTTCCAGTGACCGCTCCAGCTCTAGGTCCTCGTCTAGATTGTCTCGTAAAAAGGTAAAGGGTAGGAGGACCTCTTCTGACTCATCTGGGTCAAATGACTCATTTAAAAAACGAGTAGCTAGAAAAAGTAAAACTCGAGAACATTCTTACACTCCGCCTCTGAAGAAATCTTCATCACATTCTAGAAATAGATCTATGTCTAAACGCTCACCAAGTAAAGATCATTCTTCCAGTAAGTCACCTAGGCTAAGGCATGATAAGGAAAAAGATGTTAAAGGAAAAGGCAAATTGCTTCCCAGTAAGGACAAAGCCAAGAAAATTAGAGATGTTATAACTCCTCCAAGAAAAATAAAAGAGGAACCTAAGACCCCCCCGCCAAGGCAAAAGCAGTCGTCAATAACTCCACCTAGGAGCTATCAAGTTATCAAAAAGGAGCGATCAACAACACCACCTAAGAAAAAGCGCCCAACTACACCAGTCCGGAAAAATAGAGACAGCTCTCTAACACCGCCTAAAAGTTATGCTAGAAGCCAGTCCTCTTCCAGCTCTGGGTCGGGTTCTCGGTCACCGACACCAAAGCCTAAAAGCAAACGCAATCGCCGCTCGAGATCGTCTTCCAGGTCGTCGCGGTCAAGGTCGAGGTCGAAGCGGCGCAGGTCCGAGCATAGGTCCCGGACGAAAAGTCGCTCCAAACGGCGATCAGTTAGCAAAAGCAGCCGCTCGAAACGACGATCAGTAAGCAAGAACAGCCGGTCTAAACGGCGCTCCGTAAGCAAGAGCAGTCACTCTCGAAGTCGTTCTAAGTCCAGGGGAAGACGCAGCAGGAGTCAATCGTCAAAGTCACGCTCACGCTCTAGCCGAAGCCATAGCGGAACACCGAGCGAAGAACGTCGAGGGCAATTCACTGTTGCTGACCGTAAGCGGTTCTGGAAGCTTCATCGCAGTAGGCAAGAAgaaaaaagaaaggaaaaacCAGAATCTCCGCCTAAAGAGGTTAAACCGCCTCCAGGGGCTGTTGAACCAGCTCAAGTTGACGATATAGAATATGGTGATCCACCTGAGGTTGAAGGGCCAAACTTTGCTGAACTTTTACCTGCTTGCCCAGCTGATCTTCAGCAACCATCGTCCTCTAAATCCAAGCCGGGCCCGATACCAATTAAAAACGATGGCAGCTTTTTGGAAATGTTCAAAAAGATGCAAGAGGAAACTAAGAAAATTGAGGAGAAGAAACCGGAaattaaaaaaccggttttaccGTTCATTGGGAAGAGGCGCGGAGGGCGCGTGCTTAAGACTGGTCTAGTAAAAAAAGCAAAGGCTATTGAAGAACAACTTGCGGATAACGCTCCTAAGGATGCTTGGTCCCTTTACATGCAGGAGGTTAAAAAATACAGAGAAACATCGTGTGAGGAGGAACGCAAAACGCGACCTTTGGTCAAATAA
- the LOC133523745 gene encoding cytochrome c oxidase subunit 6B2: protein MPEMIKSPDQIKTAPFDPRFPNQNQTKYCYQSYLDFYRCQKVRGEKYEPCQYFKRVFTSLCPIDWVEKWDSQRSEGTFPGRI from the exons ATGCCTGAGATGATCAAATCGCCCGACCAGATCAAAACCGCTCCCTTCGACCCGCGGTTCCCTAACCAGAACCAGACTAA ATACTGCTACCAGAGCTACCTGGACTTCTACCGCTGCCAAAAGGTCCGAGGCGAGAAGTACGAGCCGTGCCAGTACTTCAAGCGCGTCTTCACCTCCCTATGCCCCATCGACTGGGTTGAGAAATGGGACTCCCAGCGCAGCGAGGGCACGTTCCCTGGCAGGATCTAA
- the LOC133523746 gene encoding aprataxin and PNK-like factor isoform X1: MVFKLVRIDAEEPNKIQLSLGTHLIGRGKFLDCEDKRISRNHGHLIITGTSVVIEALHQNPCFFTKKDSEEKQVLKKSCKEVLNHGDRFGLLPGSYWYEVLHCTTETDSQATDVSNTEELDPGEDKNDQDSQIDQTLNAENVNSNVNEERKNQEEDNEDSVLNFDLNETVENAGRSESPSLLDQQNEQNSPHQQIGPSSPTTTEQTDPPEPTPTDPPEPTTPTDPPEPTASTYPPEPIAPEAEVKRDQEPSESPLKRTHSPEGDDGAKRIKTEPPEVKEELLVKQEPDASNGAGPSSGQADQASASNATDGKAPPSPVPPRERCMYGADCYRRNPVHKAQFAHPRDADWGAGARAPCPYGAACRKRDPRHWRLHSHPPQARMPPPGQRPKVKKRQRPSQSVSGSDSDPGSAGSPENLILTTKRARKPLPKMDSQDSEDEDPFASDGSDDWVPPSDYTETQDY; encoded by the exons ATGGTGTTTAAATTAGTGCGCATTGATGCGGAAGAGCCGAATAAAATTCAGCTATCGCTAGGAACACATTTAATAGGGAGAGGAAAATTTCTCGAT tgcGAAGATAAACGAATATCGAGAAACCATGGTCATCTAATCATAACAGGGACCAGTGTAGTAATAGAGGCA TTGCACCAAAACCCCTGTTTCTTCACTAAAAAGGATTCAGAAGAAAAGCAAGTGTTAAAAAAGTCCTGTAAAGAAGTACTCAACCATGGTGATAGATTTGGGCTCTTGCCAGGCTCCTACTGGTATGAGGTGTTGCACTGTACCACGGAAACTGACAGTCAAGCAACTGATGTGTCAAACACAGAAGAACTGGACCCGGGTGAAGATAAAAATGATCAAGATAGTCAGATAGATCAGACGTTAAATGCAGAAAATGTCAATTCTAATGTTAATGAAGAAAGAAAGAATCAGGAGGAAGATAATGAAGATtctgttttaaattttgatttaaatgAAACAGTGGAAAATGCTGGAAGATCTGAATCTCCATCATTACTAG ACCAACAAAATGAACAGAATTCACCTCACCAACAAATAGGGCCTTCAAGTCCAACCACCACAGAGCAAACCGACCCACCAGAACCCACTCCCACAGACCCACCAGAACCCACAACTCCTACAGACCCACCAGAACCCACAGCTTCCACATACCCACCTGAACCCATAGCTCCCGAAGCAGAGGTCAAAAGAGACCAGGAACCATCAGAATCACCACTTAAAAGAACTCACAGTCCGGAAGGAGATGATGGCGCTAAGAGGATAAAGACGGAGCCACCTGAGGTTAAAGAGGAGTTGCTTGTGAAGCAGGAGCCTGATGCCAGTAATGGGGCAGGACCTAGTAGTGGTCAAGCTGATCAAGCT AGCGCATCTAATGCAACAGACGGAAAAGCGCCACCAAGTCCGGTGCCACCGCGGGAGCGCTGCATGTATGGGGCTGATTGCTATAG ACGCAACCCGGTGCACAAGGCGCAGTTCGCGCACCCCCGGGACGCGGACtggggcgcgggcgcgcgggCGCCGTGCCCGTACGGCGCCGCGTGCCGCAAGCGCGACCCGCGGCACTGGCGCCTGCACTCGCACCCGCCGCAAGCGCGCATGCCGCCGCCAG GTCAAAGGCCGAAAGTGAAAAAGCGCCAGCGGCCATCCCAATCAGTATCAGGGTCAGACTCTGACCCTGGATCAGCTGGAAGCCCTGAAAACCTGATTCTCACAACAAAACGGGCCCGGAAGCCCCTGCCCAAGATGGACTCCCAGGATTCTGAAGATGAAGACCCGTTCGCGAGCGACGGCAGCGATGATTGGGTGCCGCCGTCTGATTACACTGAGACGCAGGATTATTAA
- the LOC133523746 gene encoding aprataxin and PNK-like factor isoform X4 produces the protein MVFKLVRIDAEEPNKIQLSLGTHLIGRGKFLDCEDKRISRNHGHLIITGTSVVIEALHQNPCFFTKKDSEEKQVLKKSCKEVLNHGDRFGLLPGSYWYEVLHCTTETDSQATDVSNTEELDPGEDKNDQDSQIDQTLNAENVNSNVNEERKNQEEDNEDSVLNFDLNETVENAGRSESPSLLDQQNEQNSPHQQIGPSSPTTTEQTDPPEPTPTDPPEPTTPTDPPEPTASTYPPEPIAPEAEVKRDQEPSESPLKRTHSPEGDDGAKRIKTEPPEVKEELLVKQEPDASNGAGPSSGQADQASASNATDGKAPPSPVPPRERCMYGADCYRRNPVHKAQFAHPRDADWGAGARAPCPYGAACRKRDPRHWRLHSHPPQARMPPPGAQVVERHGNVFYINAHAVNFYDDHFQIEDDDGDSVDFDYEF, from the exons ATGGTGTTTAAATTAGTGCGCATTGATGCGGAAGAGCCGAATAAAATTCAGCTATCGCTAGGAACACATTTAATAGGGAGAGGAAAATTTCTCGAT tgcGAAGATAAACGAATATCGAGAAACCATGGTCATCTAATCATAACAGGGACCAGTGTAGTAATAGAGGCA TTGCACCAAAACCCCTGTTTCTTCACTAAAAAGGATTCAGAAGAAAAGCAAGTGTTAAAAAAGTCCTGTAAAGAAGTACTCAACCATGGTGATAGATTTGGGCTCTTGCCAGGCTCCTACTGGTATGAGGTGTTGCACTGTACCACGGAAACTGACAGTCAAGCAACTGATGTGTCAAACACAGAAGAACTGGACCCGGGTGAAGATAAAAATGATCAAGATAGTCAGATAGATCAGACGTTAAATGCAGAAAATGTCAATTCTAATGTTAATGAAGAAAGAAAGAATCAGGAGGAAGATAATGAAGATtctgttttaaattttgatttaaatgAAACAGTGGAAAATGCTGGAAGATCTGAATCTCCATCATTACTAG ACCAACAAAATGAACAGAATTCACCTCACCAACAAATAGGGCCTTCAAGTCCAACCACCACAGAGCAAACCGACCCACCAGAACCCACTCCCACAGACCCACCAGAACCCACAACTCCTACAGACCCACCAGAACCCACAGCTTCCACATACCCACCTGAACCCATAGCTCCCGAAGCAGAGGTCAAAAGAGACCAGGAACCATCAGAATCACCACTTAAAAGAACTCACAGTCCGGAAGGAGATGATGGCGCTAAGAGGATAAAGACGGAGCCACCTGAGGTTAAAGAGGAGTTGCTTGTGAAGCAGGAGCCTGATGCCAGTAATGGGGCAGGACCTAGTAGTGGTCAAGCTGATCAAGCT AGCGCATCTAATGCAACAGACGGAAAAGCGCCACCAAGTCCGGTGCCACCGCGGGAGCGCTGCATGTATGGGGCTGATTGCTATAG ACGCAACCCGGTGCACAAGGCGCAGTTCGCGCACCCCCGGGACGCGGACtggggcgcgggcgcgcgggCGCCGTGCCCGTACGGCGCCGCGTGCCGCAAGCGCGACCCGCGGCACTGGCGCCTGCACTCGCACCCGCCGCAAGCGCGCATGCCGCCGCCAG GTGCGCAGGTCGTGGAAAGGCACGGGAACGTGTTCTACATCAACGCCCACGCGGTCAACTTTTACGACGATCACTTCCAAATTGAAGACGATGACGGGGACAGCGTCGACTTCGATTATGAGTTCTAA
- the LOC133523746 gene encoding aprataxin and PNK-like factor isoform X3 has protein sequence MVFKLVRIDAEEPNKIQLSLGTHLIGRGKFLDCEDKRISRNHGHLIITGTSVVIEALHQNPCFFTKKDSEEKQVLKKSCKEVLNHGDRFGLLPGSYWYEVLHCTTETDSQATDVSNTEELDPGEDKNDQDSQIDQTLNAENVNSNVNEERKNQEEDNEDSVLNFDLNETVENAGRSESPSLLDQQNEQNSPHQQIGPSSPTTTEQTDPPEPTPTDPPEPTTPTDPPEPTASTYPPEPIAPEAEVKRDQEPSESPLKRTHSPEGDDGAKRIKTEPPEVKEELLVKQEPDASNGAGPSSGQADQASASNATDGKAPPSPVPPRERCMYGADCYRRNPVHKAQFAHPRDADWGAGARAPCPYGAACRKRDPRHWRLHSHPPQARMPPPAGAQVVERHGNVFYINAHAVNFYDDHFQIEDDDGDSVDFDYEF, from the exons ATGGTGTTTAAATTAGTGCGCATTGATGCGGAAGAGCCGAATAAAATTCAGCTATCGCTAGGAACACATTTAATAGGGAGAGGAAAATTTCTCGAT tgcGAAGATAAACGAATATCGAGAAACCATGGTCATCTAATCATAACAGGGACCAGTGTAGTAATAGAGGCA TTGCACCAAAACCCCTGTTTCTTCACTAAAAAGGATTCAGAAGAAAAGCAAGTGTTAAAAAAGTCCTGTAAAGAAGTACTCAACCATGGTGATAGATTTGGGCTCTTGCCAGGCTCCTACTGGTATGAGGTGTTGCACTGTACCACGGAAACTGACAGTCAAGCAACTGATGTGTCAAACACAGAAGAACTGGACCCGGGTGAAGATAAAAATGATCAAGATAGTCAGATAGATCAGACGTTAAATGCAGAAAATGTCAATTCTAATGTTAATGAAGAAAGAAAGAATCAGGAGGAAGATAATGAAGATtctgttttaaattttgatttaaatgAAACAGTGGAAAATGCTGGAAGATCTGAATCTCCATCATTACTAG ACCAACAAAATGAACAGAATTCACCTCACCAACAAATAGGGCCTTCAAGTCCAACCACCACAGAGCAAACCGACCCACCAGAACCCACTCCCACAGACCCACCAGAACCCACAACTCCTACAGACCCACCAGAACCCACAGCTTCCACATACCCACCTGAACCCATAGCTCCCGAAGCAGAGGTCAAAAGAGACCAGGAACCATCAGAATCACCACTTAAAAGAACTCACAGTCCGGAAGGAGATGATGGCGCTAAGAGGATAAAGACGGAGCCACCTGAGGTTAAAGAGGAGTTGCTTGTGAAGCAGGAGCCTGATGCCAGTAATGGGGCAGGACCTAGTAGTGGTCAAGCTGATCAAGCT AGCGCATCTAATGCAACAGACGGAAAAGCGCCACCAAGTCCGGTGCCACCGCGGGAGCGCTGCATGTATGGGGCTGATTGCTATAG ACGCAACCCGGTGCACAAGGCGCAGTTCGCGCACCCCCGGGACGCGGACtggggcgcgggcgcgcgggCGCCGTGCCCGTACGGCGCCGCGTGCCGCAAGCGCGACCCGCGGCACTGGCGCCTGCACTCGCACCCGCCGCAAGCGCGCATGCCGCCGCCAG CAGGTGCGCAGGTCGTGGAAAGGCACGGGAACGTGTTCTACATCAACGCCCACGCGGTCAACTTTTACGACGATCACTTCCAAATTGAAGACGATGACGGGGACAGCGTCGACTTCGATTATGAGTTCTAA
- the LOC133523746 gene encoding aprataxin and PNK-like factor isoform X2, which produces MVFKLVRIDAEEPNKIQLSLGTHLIGRGKFLDCEDKRISRNHGHLIITGTSVVIEALHQNPCFFTKKDSEEKQVLKKSCKEVLNHGDRFGLLPGSYWYEVLHCTTETDSQATDVSNTEELDPGEDKNDQDSQIDQTLNAENVNSNVNEERKNQEEDNEDSVLNFDLNETVENAGRSESPSLLDQQNEQNSPHQQIGPSSPTTTEQTDPPEPTPTDPPEPTTPTDPPEPTASTYPPEPIAPEAEVKRDQEPSESPLKRTHSPEGDDGAKRIKTEPPEVKEELLVKQEPDASNGAGPSSGQADQASASNATDGKAPPSPVPPRERCMYGADCYRRNPVHKAQFAHPRDADWGAGARAPCPYGAACRKRDPRHWRLHSHPPQARMPPPGIASYSFGGPCGYTSTPREQLFAYSRAVSTLSNLSMSSPGSSRCAGRGKARERVLHQRPRGQLLRRSLPN; this is translated from the exons ATGGTGTTTAAATTAGTGCGCATTGATGCGGAAGAGCCGAATAAAATTCAGCTATCGCTAGGAACACATTTAATAGGGAGAGGAAAATTTCTCGAT tgcGAAGATAAACGAATATCGAGAAACCATGGTCATCTAATCATAACAGGGACCAGTGTAGTAATAGAGGCA TTGCACCAAAACCCCTGTTTCTTCACTAAAAAGGATTCAGAAGAAAAGCAAGTGTTAAAAAAGTCCTGTAAAGAAGTACTCAACCATGGTGATAGATTTGGGCTCTTGCCAGGCTCCTACTGGTATGAGGTGTTGCACTGTACCACGGAAACTGACAGTCAAGCAACTGATGTGTCAAACACAGAAGAACTGGACCCGGGTGAAGATAAAAATGATCAAGATAGTCAGATAGATCAGACGTTAAATGCAGAAAATGTCAATTCTAATGTTAATGAAGAAAGAAAGAATCAGGAGGAAGATAATGAAGATtctgttttaaattttgatttaaatgAAACAGTGGAAAATGCTGGAAGATCTGAATCTCCATCATTACTAG ACCAACAAAATGAACAGAATTCACCTCACCAACAAATAGGGCCTTCAAGTCCAACCACCACAGAGCAAACCGACCCACCAGAACCCACTCCCACAGACCCACCAGAACCCACAACTCCTACAGACCCACCAGAACCCACAGCTTCCACATACCCACCTGAACCCATAGCTCCCGAAGCAGAGGTCAAAAGAGACCAGGAACCATCAGAATCACCACTTAAAAGAACTCACAGTCCGGAAGGAGATGATGGCGCTAAGAGGATAAAGACGGAGCCACCTGAGGTTAAAGAGGAGTTGCTTGTGAAGCAGGAGCCTGATGCCAGTAATGGGGCAGGACCTAGTAGTGGTCAAGCTGATCAAGCT AGCGCATCTAATGCAACAGACGGAAAAGCGCCACCAAGTCCGGTGCCACCGCGGGAGCGCTGCATGTATGGGGCTGATTGCTATAG ACGCAACCCGGTGCACAAGGCGCAGTTCGCGCACCCCCGGGACGCGGACtggggcgcgggcgcgcgggCGCCGTGCCCGTACGGCGCCGCGTGCCGCAAGCGCGACCCGCGGCACTGGCGCCTGCACTCGCACCCGCCGCAAGCGCGCATGCCGCCGCCAGGTATCGCGTCTTATTCTTTCGGAGGCCCTTGCGGTTACACTTCGACCCCTCGAGAACAACTTTTTGCCTATTCGAGAGCTGTTTCGACCCTCTCCAATCTCTCCATGTCTTCCCCAGGCTCCAG CAGGTGCGCAGGTCGTGGAAAGGCACGGGAACGTGTTCTACATCAACGCCCACGCGGTCAACTTTTACGACGATCACTTCCAAATTGA
- the LOC133523747 gene encoding oxysterol-binding protein-related protein 11 isoform X2 produces MMKSGGLGSHRPLSGQLYKYTNVVKGWQQRWFAVDPETGVLSYYLFDGPGDTVQPGQPARGEAHLAAAVVCPSDEDSRTFTLNCASGDMLKLRATDARARQEWVDGLRAIAEIHTKAMGANPPLQPREQLAVHGAMASARQQLQQTELRYLLDLTTYPHKQVEPAVQPREQLAVYGAIGSAPQQLLQIELN; encoded by the exons ATGATGAAGAGTGGTGGGCTGGGATCTCACCGGCCGCTGTCGGGTCAACTTTACAAGTACACGAATGTGGTGAAGGGCTGGCAGCAGCGTTGGTTCGCTGTGGACCCCGAAACGGGTGTGCTGTCGTACTATTTGTTTGATGGGCCCGGGGACACCGTGCAGCCTGGACAGCCTGCTAGGGGAGAG GCCCATTTGGCAGCCGCTGTGGTGTGTCCGAGTGATGAGGACTCGCGCACATTTACTCTGAACTGTGCATCAGGAGACATGCTTAAATTGCGTGCCACTGACGCGCGGGCGAGACAAGAGTGGGTGGATGGACTGCGAGCTATTGCAGAGATACATACAAAG gCAATGGGCGCGAACCCGCCGCTA CAGCCGCGCGAGCAGCTTGCCGTGCACGGCGCTATGGCGTCCGCGCGACAACAACTACAGCAAACTGAACTAAGGTACCTTTTAGACTTAACAACATACCCACACAAACAAGTCGAACCCGCCGTGCAGCCGCGCGAGCAACTTGCCGTGTACGGCGCTATCGGGTCCGCGCCACAACAACTACTCCAAATTGAACTGAACTAA
- the LOC133523747 gene encoding oxysterol-binding protein-related protein 11 isoform X1, with protein MMKSGGLGSHRPLSGQLYKYTNVVKGWQQRWFAVDPETGVLSYYLFDGPGDTVQPGQPARGEAHLAAAVVCPSDEDSRTFTLNCASGDMLKLRATDARARQEWVDGLRAIAEIHTKAMGANPPLQPREQLAVHGAMASARQQLQQTELSDASLARCIESSDSPFPHTDPDLLLLKATSAASMQCLLQCLGMLHRQQQYATTTGLKHDHDH; from the exons ATGATGAAGAGTGGTGGGCTGGGATCTCACCGGCCGCTGTCGGGTCAACTTTACAAGTACACGAATGTGGTGAAGGGCTGGCAGCAGCGTTGGTTCGCTGTGGACCCCGAAACGGGTGTGCTGTCGTACTATTTGTTTGATGGGCCCGGGGACACCGTGCAGCCTGGACAGCCTGCTAGGGGAGAG GCCCATTTGGCAGCCGCTGTGGTGTGTCCGAGTGATGAGGACTCGCGCACATTTACTCTGAACTGTGCATCAGGAGACATGCTTAAATTGCGTGCCACTGACGCGCGGGCGAGACAAGAGTGGGTGGATGGACTGCGAGCTATTGCAGAGATACATACAAAG gCAATGGGCGCGAACCCGCCGCTACAGCCGCGCGAGCAGCTTGCCGTGCATGGTGCTATGGCGTCCGCGCGACAACAACTACAGCAAACTGAACTAAG tgaCGCATCCCTCGCGCGGTGTATCGAATCTTCAGACTCTCCTTTCCCTCACACAGATCCAGACCTATTATTACTGAAG GCCACATCAGCGGCGAGCATGCAGTGCCTGCTGCAGTGCCTCGGCATGCTGCACCGGCAGCAGCAGTACGCCACCACCACGGGTCTTAAGCACGACCACGACCATTAA